Proteins from a genomic interval of Euleptes europaea isolate rEulEur1 chromosome 18, rEulEur1.hap1, whole genome shotgun sequence:
- the RNASEK gene encoding ribonuclease kappa — protein MVSLLCCGPKMAACGIVLSAWGVIMLVLLGIFFNVHSAVLIEDVPTTEEDFQGKGPEKIYQLYNQVSYNCFIAAGFYVLLGGFSFCQVRLNKRKEYMVH, from the exons ATGGTGTCGCTGCTGTGCTGCGGGCCGAAGATGGCCGCCTGCGGGATTGTGCTCAGCGCTTGGGGGGTCATCATGCtg gttctgctgggcattttCTTCAACGTCCACTCGGCTGTGCTCATCGAAGACGTCCCGACCACGGAGGAGGATTTCCAAGG CAAAGGGCCGGAGAAGATCTACCAGCTCTACAACCAAGTCAGTTACAACTGCTTCATCGCAGCCGGCTTCTACGTCCTCTTGGGGGGCTTCTCCTTCTGCCAAGTGCGGCTCAACAAGCGGAAGGAATACATGGTCCACTAA
- the PELP1 gene encoding proline-, glutamic acid- and leucine-rich protein 1: MELAVQVLRDFLEYSCQLPELTREISANHIPGLLTSLLALKPECQISALEGSKACMTFYPRACGSLRGKLATYFLARLDAETPHLQQLACDCYALLPSLGAGFAQGLKYTECWEQQAHGLLATLHGLLGTLYEGAETEPLHYEGPGVEIPLPAPEDGQTSLLLHLKLRFSGLAKCLCKMLSNEFPAPVTVPVQDILDLVCRTLNISTKNIGWFGDGPLRLLFLPSIHLEILDLLSALILACGPRLVRFGGILCRLFPQVLTTWSAGRELLLPGQERPYSAVRTRLYQVVDLWVQAAGASSGVLQGHRQHSEALLGHWMADISPPSESLQLREGSPGSEGKPSAPKRPRLSDLGGSGPSVHRKHDPRANSDVCLAALQGLSRTVLLSGSLLAEKAHKRLQELVIPLLIRLSQAEPLPGSPYASASCRRELYRLLLALVLAPAPSCPPPLHCALRLLSQGRLDANLQVSSFCAEAAVVCNSLLHPRVPSLQLPLAGPSGLPPGSSELSPAAASPFHPTPPLPFGAARLPPPASPSAPPSVAASANSLGLPLPSLGQLPPRLTPEEPSLPASPGTTALAAALAAGAKMRRPIFIHYDKEEEEDVELSLESDSDDSVVIVPKGQLGKMVNNTSAGVAVGGGAAPTPAPAPPAPPPLPPAAPPALPASPPPALEEALAEPASPLPLGPPPSAAPLGLPPSPTTMASDTLLPALVEEDTPTVININSSEEEEEEDDEEDFPEDEEYFDEEEEEEEFDEEEEEEEEEEFEGELDEEEEGELDEEELEELGEEEEEEEFDEEEEGMTEDEEEEEGLTEEDEEGLLPTLPPRTDKQPPEQVPGKEEPPSRVGEEEEGAGLLMEVEEEAFHPPEEALLMVKAEEPPSPPAEALPLPPPLLPGTPALPLPSGPVASSPRPAAADEQEKPQMDQEGPLDGAAPPAASPRAPAAEDEGEAAQESHPAEEVGQHPLESSGVHRGEPEKAPPEEEEEVVEVKEEAMTTDETEAMLADFVDCPPDEEKVPVEPSS; this comes from the exons ATGGAGCTGGCGGTGCAGGTGCTCCGGGACTTCTTGGAGTATTCTTGCCAGCTCCCAGAACTGACACGAGAGATCAGCGCCAACCACATCCCCGGACTCCTGACCTCCCTACTGGCCCTCAAACCCGAG TGCCAGATCTCTGCCTTGGAAGGGAGCAAGGCCTGCATGACGTTTTATCCACGGGCGTGTGGCTCCTTGCGA GGTAAGTTGGCGACCTATTTCCTGGCCCGCCTCGATGCAGAGACTCCTCACCTGCAGCAG CTGGCCTGCGACTGCTACGCGCTTCTGCCCTCCCTGGGGGCCGGCTTCGCCCAGGGGCTCAAGTACACGGAGTGCTGGGAGCAGCAGGCCCACGGCCTTTTGGCCACGCTGCACGGCCTCCTGGGAACCCTCTACGAGGGCGCCGAGACAG AGCCTTTGCACTATGAGGGGCCCGGGGTGGAGATCCCCCTGCCGGCACCGGAGGACGGACAAACCAGCCTCCTTCTCCATCTGAAGCTCCGGTTCTCGGGCCTGGCCAAATGTCTCTGCAAGATGCTGAG TAACGAGTTTCCAGCTCCTGTGACGGTCCCCGTTCAGGACATCCTGGACCTGGTTTGTCGCACCCTTAATATCTCCACCAAAAACATT GGCTGGTTTGGCGACGGTCCGTTGCGGCTGCTGTTTCTGCCTTCCATCCACCTGGAGATCTTGGACTTGCTTTCTGCCCTTATCTTGGC GTGTGGCCCTCGGCTGGTGCGGTTTGGGGGGATCCTCTGCCGCCTGTTCCCGCAGGTGCTGACCACCTGGAGTGCTGGACGGGAACTGCTCCTTCCGGGACAGGAGCGCCCGTACAG CGCGGTGCGGACACGACTCTACCAGGTGGTGGACCTCTGGGTGCAGGCGGCCGGAGCGTCGTCCGGCGTCCTGCAGGGACACAGACAGCACAGCGAGGCCCTCCTGGGCCACTGGATGGCTGACATCAGCCCCCCCTCGGAGAGTCTCCAG TTGCGGGAGGGCAGCCCTGGGTCTGAGGGGAAGCCCAGCGCCCCTAAGAGGCCTAGGCTGTCTGACCTGGGGGGCTCAGGGCCCTCCGTGCACCGCAAGCACGACCCCCGGGCGAACAGCGACGTCTGCCTGGCAGCCCTGCAAG GGCTGAGCCGCACCGTCCTACTCAGCGGGAGTCTTCTGGCCGAGAAAGCACACAAG AGGCTGCAAGAGCTGGTGATCCCCCTACTGATTCGACTGAGCCAGGCCGAGCCCCTTCCCGGATCCCCGTACGCGAGCGCCAGCTGCCGACGGGAGCTCTACCGCCTGCTCTTGGCGTTGGTATTGGCCCCGGCCCCCTCCTGCCCGCCCCCTCTGCACTGCGCTCTCCGGCTGCTGAGCCAGGGCCGCTTAGATGCCAATCTGCAG GTGTCTTCCTTCTGTGCAGAGGCGGCGGTGGTCTGCAACTCACTTCTCCATCCCCGAGTGCCGTCCTTGCAGCTTCCGCTGGCGGGGCCTTCTGGCCTGCCCCCTGGCTCCTCCGAGCTCTCCCCCGCAGCAGCCTCCCCCTTCCACCCGACCCCCCCTCTGCCCTTCGGCGCAGCCCGGCTCCCGCCTCCGGCCTCCCCTTCCGCGCCCCCCTCCGTGGCCGCTTCTGCCAATTCCCTGGGGCTGCCTCTGCCGAGtttggggcagctgcccccccgCCTGACCCCCGAGGAGCCCTCGCTCCCGGCCTCCCCCGGCACGACGGCCTTGGCAGCGGCCTTAGCAGCGGGAGCCAAGATGCGGCGCCCGATCTTCATCCACTACgacaaggaggaagaggaggacgtGGAGCTCTCCCTGGAGAGCGACTCGGACGACAGCGTGGTCATCGTGCCCAAGGGGCAGCTGGGGAAAATGGTCAACAACACAAGCGCAGGGGTGGCGGTGGGGGGAGGAGCGGCAcccacccccgcccccgcccctcccgcacCCCCACCCTTGCCCCCAGCAGCCCCTCCTGCCTTGCCAGCCTCTCCCCCGCCAGCTTTGGAGGAGGCCCTGGCTGAgccggcctcccccctccccctggggcCCCCTCCCTCGGCAGCTCCCCTGGGGCTCccgccttcccccaccaccatggCGAGCGACACCTTGCTTCCTGCGCTGGTGGAGGAGGACACCCCCACTGTCATCAACATCAacagcagcgaggaggaggaggaggaagacgatGAGGAAGACTTCCCCGAGGACGAGGAGTACTTTGACGAGGAAGAGGAG GAAGAAGAGTTTgacgaggaggaagaggaggaggaggaagaagagtttgaaGGGGAGCTAgacgaggaggaagagggagagctGGACGAGGAGGAGCTGGAGGAGTTGggcgaagaggaagaggaggaggagttcgatgaggaagaggaagggatgacggaggacgaggaagaggaggaaggcctgacggaggaggacgaggaggggCTGCTGCCCACCTTGCCCCCCCGGACTGACAAACAGCCCCCCGAGCAGGTGCCTGGAAAGGAAGAGCCCCCCAGTCGGGTGGGCGAGGAAgaggaaggggcggggcttcTCATGGAGGTTGAAGAAGAGGCCTTCCATCCCCCCGAGGAAGCGCTCCTGATGGTGAAAGCGGAAGAGCCCCCCTCACCCCCTGCCGAAGCCCTGCCCCTGCCACCCCCTCTGCTGCCCGGCACCCCGGCCCTCCCGCTGCCCTCCGGGCCGGTGGCATCCTCCCCACGACCTGCAGCTGCTGACGAGCAGGAGAAGCCCCAGATGGATCAGGAGGGTCCTCTGGATGGGGCAGCCCCCCCAGCCGCTTCTCCAAGGGCACCGGCGGCAGAGGACGAGGGGGAGGCGGCACAGGAGAGCCACCCTGCGGAGGAGGTGGGGCAGCATCCCTTGGAGTCCTCAGGCGTTCACCGGGGAGAGCCGGAGAAGGCAccgccagaggaggaggaggaggtcgtgGAGGTGAAGGAGGAG gCAATGACGACCGACGAGACCGAAGCCATGCTGGCTGACTTTGTGGACTGCCCTCCGGATGAGGAAAAGGTGCCCGTGGAACCCAGTTCCTGA
- the ARRB2 gene encoding beta-arrestin-2: protein MAETTRHFLMSDRSLHLEASLDKELYYHGEPVSVNVHVTNNSSKSVKKVKVSVRQYADICLFSTAQYKCPVAQMELDDQVAASSTFCKVYTLTPLLSNNREKRGLALDGKLKHEDTNLASSTIVKEGANKEVLGILVSYRVKVKLVVSRGGDVSVELPFVLMHPKPPDQAPPAQPQTAAQETDAPIDTNLIEFETNYGQDDDIVFEDFARLRLKGLKDDKEDDDHFC from the exons ATGGCAGAGACCACCCGTCACTTCCTGATGTCGGACAGGTCCCTCCACCTGGAAGCATCGCTCGACAAGGAG CTTTACTACCATGGGGAGCCAGTCAGCGTCAATGTCCACGTGACCAACAATTCTAGCAAGAGTGTCAAGAAAGTCAAAGTGTCCG TGCGGCAATATGCAGACATCTGCCTCTTCAGCACGGCCCAATACAAGTGCCCTGTGGCTCAAATGGAACTGGA TGACCAGGTGGCCGCCAGTTCCACTTTCTGCAAAGTGTACACGCTGACGCCCCTGCTCAGCAACAACCgtgagaagaggggcctggcccTCGACGGGAAGCTGAAGCACGAGGACACCAACCTGGCCTCCTCCACCAT AGTGAAGGAGGGGGCCAACAAGGAAGTCCTCGGCATTCTGGTCTCCTACCGAGTCAAAGTGAAGCTGGTGGTGTCCCGGGGCGG GGATGTGTCTGTGGAACTCCCCTTCGTGCTGATGCACCCCAAGCCTCCGGACCAAGCCCCCCCGGCGCAGCCCCAGACAG CTGCCCAAGAAACAGACGCCCCCATCGACACCAACCTCATCGAGTTCGAAACCAA ctacGGGCAAGATGACGACATTGTCTTCGAGGACTTTGCCCGCCTGCGCTTGAAGGGCCTGAAGGACGACAAGGAAGACGACGACCATTTCTGCTAG